The following proteins are encoded in a genomic region of Gimesia algae:
- a CDS encoding SRPBCC family protein yields the protein MKLSFEQTVPADRETLFRFHEDPAHLGLLLAEWPGFRLLRHAGHIQPGAETWVEQCVAGCLPVVMGFRHDLYEPGHRFGETLIHGPFSRFSHIHEFQETSAGTIVRDVLDVELLWQFGGALMTRTILVRNLRAAFAFRHRSLLRLVDSDVVSRFVTETE from the coding sequence ATGAAATTAAGTTTTGAACAGACTGTTCCCGCTGATCGCGAGACGCTGTTTCGGTTTCATGAAGATCCGGCTCATCTCGGGCTGTTGCTGGCAGAGTGGCCTGGCTTTCGACTGTTGCGGCATGCAGGGCATATTCAACCCGGGGCTGAGACCTGGGTCGAGCAATGTGTGGCCGGTTGTCTGCCGGTGGTGATGGGCTTTCGGCACGATCTCTATGAGCCGGGGCACCGCTTTGGTGAGACGCTGATTCATGGTCCGTTTTCCCGGTTCTCACACATTCATGAATTTCAAGAAACGTCAGCCGGGACGATTGTGCGGGATGTGTTGGATGTAGAACTGTTGTGGCAGTTTGGCGGGGCTTTGATGACGCGAACCATTCTCGTAAGAAATTTACGCGCGGCGTTTGCCTTTCGGCATCGTTCCTTACTGCGTCTGGTGGATAGTGACGTGGTAAGCCGATTTGTGACGGAAACTGAATGA